In one window of Deltaproteobacteria bacterium DNA:
- a CDS encoding epoxyqueuosine reductase QueH, with product MKVLLHICCAPCAIYPLKVLRSEGLEVIGFFYNRNIHPYQECLRREEALRIYAEQMDLKVIYQDGYDVETFLQNVVFREAERCNFCYHDRLKSTALIARRGHFDYYTSSLLQSKFQKHEVIRSIGESLGKSCGVPFFYRDFRQGWKEGIETSKRLNMYRQQYCGCIYSEKERFFKARR from the coding sequence ATGAAGGTTTTGCTGCACATATGTTGTGCGCCATGCGCCATATATCCTCTGAAGGTCCTTCGATCAGAAGGTCTTGAAGTTATAGGCTTCTTTTATAATCGCAACATCCATCCTTACCAGGAATGTCTCCGTCGTGAAGAGGCGTTGAGAATATATGCCGAACAGATGGACCTGAAAGTGATTTACCAAGACGGCTACGACGTGGAAACATTCCTGCAAAACGTGGTTTTCCGCGAAGCAGAACGGTGCAACTTCTGCTATCATGATCGGCTCAAGTCCACTGCGCTCATTGCCAGACGCGGCCATTTTGATTACTATACTTCTTCCCTTTTGCAAAGTAAATTTCAAAAGCATGAGGTGATAAGGTCAATTGGTGAGAGCCTTGGAAAGTCCTGTGGTGTGCCGTTCTTCTACAGAGATTTTCGACAAGGCTGGAAAGAAGGCATTGAGACGTCCAAGCGTCTGAATATGTACCGCCAGCAATACTGCGGATGTATTTACAGCGAAAAAGAGCGG